One Streptomyces lincolnensis genomic region harbors:
- a CDS encoding glycoside hydrolase, producing MSSRHRIARALTPLVPVVLGAGLVTGPAPTAGAAVAETSPLSSVTVRVDPSYQQQEFEGWGTSLVWFANATGTYPEPIRRQLVDMLFGEDGLALNIARYNIGGGNAPDVRKDYMKAGATMEGFWKAPEGTTREDMDWWDPDNPDHWDWGADAGQRWWVDQVKDKVTTWEAFSNSPPWFQTVSGYVSGGFDANTDQIRADRADDFAAYLVRVTEELEKAHGIDFDTIDPLNEPNTNYWGTQLGADGQPTGGRQEGAHAGPALQQKVILALDKALDGASTDADLSAMDETNPGIFTQNWNAYGADARAAVDQLNVHTYGTGQRTSARDIAKGADKKLWMSEVEGTWGTGTDFTSMEPGLGIATRMVDDMRELEPSAWVFWQPIEDSIPQAAAGKNWGSIHVPFNCTAEDTLETCPIRANSKFHTIRNFTHHIRPGDRFVKTDDTNSVAALKKSGRAATVVHVNGGTSARSVTLDLSRFAKVASRATVTPVVTSADGALVRGTPVRVTDRSATLTVPAKSVTTFLVEGVAGVAKDAALVQPGHVYRLQGAHSGKSLTPSEDGSGVVIRTTDQASAEQLWSVRQLTPGNDHSERYALTSATHGKRLAVRDDQAVLLDPADTAPDPAAQWILSTTGDGTWTFVNAATGRLLDVAGQSTADGARVSTYTPTSAANQRWAATDETVLRTKQAEVFTVPGLAPKLPQTVTPQYRDGARGALPVVWNVPPDRKWRDPGTVRVTGRATDPLGRQIPAKAVVTVDTIASTLPGRAKTHIGGSPELPDTVVGVGTHGGRTALPVTWEPAPDGAFDKTGVVTLRGTARIVDGSTAGATVRVQVSEPVQTNIAPDAGVSVAATYTESGYSAERLRNGDTAEKAWSNWRSGTKNPSDTITFSLPKARDLNRVVAHFHRDGTNVSFPSAVKAQVRGTDGTWADASGEIAVGTEGTPVVGIPLEAAGPATGVRVVMTARPGGYITLSEIEVYADSPGVSSDAAAASIEVAGVPVAAFDPDRTGYRVVTADPARAVVTATARDPYASVTVDKVREHGRTRAVVSVTGEDGSRTTTYRIDLVRR from the coding sequence GTGTCCAGTCGACATCGCATCGCCCGGGCGTTGACGCCATTGGTACCCGTGGTCCTCGGAGCGGGTCTCGTCACCGGCCCCGCGCCCACCGCCGGAGCCGCCGTCGCGGAGACCTCGCCGCTCAGCTCGGTGACCGTGCGGGTCGATCCGTCGTACCAGCAGCAGGAGTTCGAGGGGTGGGGGACGAGCCTGGTCTGGTTCGCCAACGCCACGGGCACGTACCCGGAGCCGATCCGAAGACAGCTCGTCGACATGCTGTTCGGCGAGGACGGCCTCGCCCTCAACATCGCCCGCTACAACATCGGCGGCGGCAACGCCCCGGACGTCCGCAAGGACTACATGAAGGCCGGCGCGACGATGGAGGGCTTCTGGAAGGCCCCCGAGGGGACCACCCGCGAGGACATGGACTGGTGGGACCCGGACAACCCCGACCACTGGGACTGGGGCGCCGACGCGGGGCAGCGCTGGTGGGTGGACCAGGTCAAGGACAAGGTCACCACGTGGGAGGCGTTCAGCAACTCCCCGCCCTGGTTCCAGACGGTCAGCGGTTATGTCTCCGGCGGCTTCGACGCGAACACGGACCAGATCCGCGCCGACCGCGCCGACGACTTCGCGGCCTATCTGGTGCGGGTGACCGAGGAGCTGGAGAAGGCCCACGGCATCGACTTCGACACCATCGATCCGCTGAACGAGCCCAACACCAACTACTGGGGCACCCAGTTGGGGGCCGACGGGCAGCCCACGGGCGGGCGTCAGGAAGGCGCCCACGCCGGACCGGCCCTCCAGCAGAAGGTGATCCTCGCCCTGGACAAGGCACTCGACGGGGCGAGCACCGACGCGGACCTCTCCGCGATGGACGAGACCAACCCCGGCATCTTCACCCAGAACTGGAACGCCTACGGCGCCGACGCGCGTGCCGCCGTCGACCAGCTCAACGTGCACACCTACGGCACCGGCCAGCGCACCAGCGCCCGGGACATCGCCAAGGGCGCGGACAAGAAGCTGTGGATGAGCGAGGTCGAGGGCACCTGGGGCACCGGCACCGACTTCACCAGCATGGAACCGGGTCTCGGCATCGCCACCCGGATGGTCGACGACATGCGTGAACTGGAGCCCTCCGCCTGGGTGTTCTGGCAGCCGATCGAGGACTCGATCCCCCAGGCCGCGGCCGGCAAGAACTGGGGCAGCATCCATGTGCCGTTCAACTGCACGGCCGAGGACACCCTGGAGACCTGCCCGATCCGCGCCAACTCCAAGTTCCACACCATCCGGAACTTCACCCACCACATCCGCCCGGGCGATCGCTTCGTGAAGACCGACGACACCAACAGCGTCGCCGCGTTGAAGAAGTCCGGCCGTGCGGCGACCGTGGTGCACGTCAACGGCGGCACGTCCGCGCGCTCCGTGACCCTGGACCTCTCGCGCTTCGCCAAGGTCGCGTCCCGGGCGACCGTGACGCCGGTGGTGACCAGCGCGGACGGCGCGCTCGTCCGCGGCACCCCGGTCCGGGTCACCGACCGCTCGGCCACCCTCACCGTCCCCGCGAAGTCGGTCACCACCTTCCTCGTCGAGGGCGTCGCCGGGGTGGCGAAGGACGCCGCCCTCGTCCAGCCCGGCCACGTCTACCGGCTCCAGGGCGCCCACAGCGGCAAGTCGCTCACCCCGTCGGAGGACGGCAGCGGTGTCGTCATCCGCACGACCGACCAGGCCAGCGCCGAACAGCTGTGGTCCGTACGGCAGTTGACGCCCGGCAACGACCACAGTGAGCGTTACGCCCTCACCAGCGCCACCCACGGCAAACGGCTCGCGGTGCGCGACGACCAGGCCGTCCTCCTGGACCCGGCGGACACCGCGCCCGACCCGGCCGCGCAGTGGATCCTGTCGACGACCGGCGACGGCACCTGGACGTTCGTCAACGCCGCCACCGGCCGCCTCCTCGACGTGGCCGGACAGTCCACCGCGGACGGGGCCCGGGTGTCGACGTACACCCCGACCTCGGCGGCGAACCAGCGCTGGGCCGCGACCGACGAGACAGTGCTGCGCACGAAACAGGCCGAGGTGTTCACCGTCCCCGGCCTGGCGCCGAAGCTGCCGCAGACGGTGACACCGCAGTACCGGGACGGCGCCCGCGGCGCGCTTCCCGTGGTCTGGAACGTCCCGCCGGACCGCAAGTGGCGTGACCCCGGAACCGTGCGCGTCACCGGCCGGGCGACCGATCCGCTCGGCCGGCAGATCCCCGCGAAGGCGGTCGTCACCGTCGACACGATCGCCTCGACGCTGCCCGGCCGCGCCAAGACCCACATCGGCGGGAGCCCCGAGCTGCCGGACACGGTCGTCGGCGTCGGCACCCACGGCGGCAGGACCGCCCTGCCGGTGACCTGGGAACCGGCACCCGACGGGGCGTTCGACAAGACCGGCGTCGTCACGCTGCGGGGAACCGCGCGGATCGTGGACGGCAGTACGGCCGGGGCGACCGTCCGTGTGCAGGTCAGCGAACCGGTGCAGACCAACATCGCGCCGGACGCCGGTGTGTCGGTGGCGGCCACGTACACGGAGAGTGGCTACTCCGCCGAGCGGCTGCGCAACGGCGACACCGCCGAGAAGGCCTGGTCCAACTGGAGGTCGGGCACCAAGAACCCGTCCGACACCATCACCTTCTCCCTGCCGAAGGCCCGCGATCTGAACCGGGTCGTGGCGCACTTCCACCGCGACGGGACCAACGTGTCCTTCCCGTCGGCCGTCAAGGCGCAGGTGCGCGGCACCGACGGCACCTGGGCCGACGCGAGCGGCGAGATCGCGGTGGGCACCGAGGGCACTCCGGTGGTCGGCATACCGCTGGAGGCGGCAGGACCGGCGACGGGCGTGCGCGTGGTGATGACCGCCCGGCCCGGCGGTTACATCACCCTCAGCGAGATCGAGGTGTACGCCGACTCCCCGGGTGTCTCCTCGGACGCCGCCGCCGCGTCGATCGAGGTCGCCGGTGTGCCGGTGGCCGCCTTCGACCCCGACAGGACCGGCTACCGGGTCGTCACCGCCGATCCGGCCCGTGCCGTGGTCACGGCGACGGCACGCGACCCCTACGCGAGCGTCACGGTCGACAAGGTCCGTGAGCACGGTAGGACCCGGGCCGTCGTCTCCGTGACCGGTGAGGACGGGTCACGGACGACGACGTACCGGATCGATCTCGTACGGCGCTGA